The following coding sequences lie in one Spinacia oleracea cultivar Varoflay chromosome 1, BTI_SOV_V1, whole genome shotgun sequence genomic window:
- the LOC110785754 gene encoding protein CURLY FLAG LEAF 1 isoform X3 — MATITASLERSLQNCSLNQTTRTRRGNSGGGGGLGRSSSSDSPEMIQNHKNHNRSRRGNYESSVTTTRCSNASSSDENSTFLELNSHVSLPYHWEQCLDLKTGELYYINWSNGMKAKEDPRTTATGYNGDYYSEEEEDDDDDEEEEDEESNCYDSESSYTDQSSPCSSNRKESFRSVKKHQQQQPQPQQHQQMNQDSVLVVAGCKSCLMYYMVPKHEEDCPKCSD, encoded by the exons ATGGCAACAATAACAGCATCATTAGAGCGATCACTACAAAACTGCTCCCTAAACCAAACCACCAGAACCCGCAGAGGTAAcagcggtggtggtggtgggttaGGGCGGTCATCGTCGTCTGATTCACCGGAGATGattcaaaatcataaaaatcacaACCGTAGTAGACGGGGAAATTATGAATCATCAGTGACGACGACACGGTGCTCAAACGCATCTTCATCAGATGAAAATTCAACGTTTTTAGAACTCAACTCCCATGTTTCTCTCCCTTACCATTGGGAGCAATGCCTTGATTTGAAG ACAGGGGAATTATATTACATAAATTGGAGTAATGGGATGAAAGCAAAAGAAGATCCAAGAACAACAGCAACAGGCTACAATGGTGATTACTATTCAGAAGAGGAGGAAGACGATGATGACGACGAAGAGGAGGAAGATGAAGAGAGCAACTGCTACGATAGTGAGAGTTCATATACTGATCAATCGTCACCATGTTCTAGCAATCGAAAAGAGAGTTTCAGATCAGTCAAgaaacatcaacaacaacaaccacaacCACAACAACACCAGCAAATGAACCAAGACTCGGTGTTAGTAGTGGCGGGTTGCAAGAGTTGCTTAATGTACTACATGGTACCTAAGCATGAGGAAGACTGCCCCAAATGTTCTG ATTGA
- the LOC110785754 gene encoding protein CURLY FLAG LEAF 1 isoform X2, with the protein MATITASLERSLQNCSLNQTTRTRRGNSGGGGGLGRSSSSDSPEMIQNHKNHNRSRRGNYESSVTTTRCSNASSSDENSTFLELNSHVSLPYHWEQCLDLKTGELYYINWSNGMKAKEDPRTTATGYNGDYYSEEEEDDDDDEEEEDEESNCYDSESSYTDQSSPCSSNRKESFRSVKKHQQQQPQPQQHQQMNQDSVLVVAGCKSCLMYYMVPKHEEDCPKCSGQLLHFAANNHSNDNSSP; encoded by the exons ATGGCAACAATAACAGCATCATTAGAGCGATCACTACAAAACTGCTCCCTAAACCAAACCACCAGAACCCGCAGAGGTAAcagcggtggtggtggtgggttaGGGCGGTCATCGTCGTCTGATTCACCGGAGATGattcaaaatcataaaaatcacaACCGTAGTAGACGGGGAAATTATGAATCATCAGTGACGACGACACGGTGCTCAAACGCATCTTCATCAGATGAAAATTCAACGTTTTTAGAACTCAACTCCCATGTTTCTCTCCCTTACCATTGGGAGCAATGCCTTGATTTGAAG ACAGGGGAATTATATTACATAAATTGGAGTAATGGGATGAAAGCAAAAGAAGATCCAAGAACAACAGCAACAGGCTACAATGGTGATTACTATTCAGAAGAGGAGGAAGACGATGATGACGACGAAGAGGAGGAAGATGAAGAGAGCAACTGCTACGATAGTGAGAGTTCATATACTGATCAATCGTCACCATGTTCTAGCAATCGAAAAGAGAGTTTCAGATCAGTCAAgaaacatcaacaacaacaaccacaacCACAACAACACCAGCAAATGAACCAAGACTCGGTGTTAGTAGTGGCGGGTTGCAAGAGTTGCTTAATGTACTACATGGTACCTAAGCATGAGGAAGACTGCCCCAAATGTTCTGGTCAGCTTCTTCACTTTGCTGCAAATAATCATAGTAATGATAATTCCTCCCCTTAG
- the LOC110785754 gene encoding protein CURLY FLAG LEAF 1 isoform X1, with protein MATITASLERSLQNCSLNQTTRTRRGNSGGGGGLGRSSSSDSPEMIQNHKNHNRSRRGNYESSVTTTRCSNASSSDENSTFLELNSHVSLPYHWEQCLDLKTGELYYINWSNGMKAKEDPRTTATGYNGDYYSEEEEDDDDDEEEEDEESNCYDSESSYTDQSSPCSSNRKESFRSVKKHQQQQPQPQQHQQMNQDSVLVVAGCKSCLMYYMVPKHEEDCPKCSGIWLLGQKEEEDELVNNGKLCGVRKEIRVLN; from the exons ATGGCAACAATAACAGCATCATTAGAGCGATCACTACAAAACTGCTCCCTAAACCAAACCACCAGAACCCGCAGAGGTAAcagcggtggtggtggtgggttaGGGCGGTCATCGTCGTCTGATTCACCGGAGATGattcaaaatcataaaaatcacaACCGTAGTAGACGGGGAAATTATGAATCATCAGTGACGACGACACGGTGCTCAAACGCATCTTCATCAGATGAAAATTCAACGTTTTTAGAACTCAACTCCCATGTTTCTCTCCCTTACCATTGGGAGCAATGCCTTGATTTGAAG ACAGGGGAATTATATTACATAAATTGGAGTAATGGGATGAAAGCAAAAGAAGATCCAAGAACAACAGCAACAGGCTACAATGGTGATTACTATTCAGAAGAGGAGGAAGACGATGATGACGACGAAGAGGAGGAAGATGAAGAGAGCAACTGCTACGATAGTGAGAGTTCATATACTGATCAATCGTCACCATGTTCTAGCAATCGAAAAGAGAGTTTCAGATCAGTCAAgaaacatcaacaacaacaaccacaacCACAACAACACCAGCAAATGAACCAAGACTCGGTGTTAGTAGTGGCGGGTTGCAAGAGTTGCTTAATGTACTACATGGTACCTAAGCATGAGGAAGACTGCCCCAAATGTTCTG GGATTTGGTTATTGGGCCAgaaagaggaagaagatgagCTGGTAAACAATGGGAAATTGTGTGGTGTTAGAAAAGAGATTCGCGTTTTGAATtga